A single region of the Enterobacter cloacae complex sp. R_G8 genome encodes:
- a CDS encoding MBL fold metallo-hydrolase, which yields MMTLCKTCGTAYDAAPQICPICEDERQYVPHNGQAWTDFATVTSTHSNKWQQLEPQLFSIKTVPAFAINQRALLLRTPHGNILWDCIANLDLATKTLITALGGISAIAISHPHYYTTMQVWAAAFDAPVYLHASDREWVMCSSPALRFWEGDALELFPSVSLLRLGGHFAGGTVLHWQEGDGVLLVGDILQVTPGKDAVSFMWSYPNMLPLPARTVERVTGLLEGKKFDRLYGAFEGQNIPAHADAIVQRSGQKYIACLR from the coding sequence ATGATGACACTCTGCAAAACCTGCGGTACCGCGTATGACGCCGCGCCGCAAATATGCCCGATTTGCGAAGACGAGCGCCAGTATGTTCCACACAACGGCCAGGCGTGGACAGACTTTGCTACCGTGACATCCACGCACAGCAACAAATGGCAGCAGCTGGAGCCACAGCTGTTCAGTATCAAAACGGTGCCCGCCTTTGCGATCAACCAGCGCGCGCTGTTGTTGCGTACCCCGCACGGTAATATTCTCTGGGACTGTATTGCAAACCTCGACCTGGCAACCAAAACGCTTATCACCGCGCTCGGCGGCATCAGCGCGATTGCGATTTCGCACCCGCACTATTACACCACCATGCAGGTATGGGCTGCGGCATTTGATGCGCCGGTGTACCTGCACGCCAGCGACAGAGAGTGGGTCATGTGCAGCAGTCCGGCCCTTCGCTTCTGGGAAGGGGATGCGCTGGAACTTTTCCCGTCGGTCAGCTTGCTGCGTCTGGGCGGCCATTTTGCGGGCGGCACGGTGCTGCACTGGCAGGAGGGCGATGGTGTATTGCTGGTGGGGGATATTCTTCAGGTCACGCCCGGCAAGGACGCCGTGTCATTCATGTGGAGCTACCCGAATATGCTGCCGCTGCCTGCCCGTACCGTTGAGCGGGTCACCGGTCTGCTGGAGGGCAAAAAATTTGATCGCCTGTACGGCGCCTTTGAGGGACAAAACATCCCGGCGCACGCGGACGCGATTGTGCAGCGGTCGGGCCAGAAATATATTGCTTGTCTCAGGTAA
- a CDS encoding riboflavin synthase subunit alpha, whose amino-acid sequence MFTGIVQGTAKVVSIDEKPNFRTHVVELPEYMLDGIETGASIAHNGCCLTVTEINGNQISFDLMKETLRITNLGELVVGDTLNVERAAKFSDEIGGHLMSGHIMTTAEVAKIVTSENNRQIWFKVQDPALMKYILYKGFIGIDGISLTVGEVTPTRFCVHLIPETLQRTTLGAKKLGQRVNIEIDPQTQAVVDTVERVLAAKEAAIIKATEEE is encoded by the coding sequence ATGTTTACTGGTATTGTGCAGGGCACCGCCAAAGTGGTGTCCATTGATGAAAAACCTAATTTCCGTACCCACGTTGTTGAGCTGCCGGAATATATGCTGGATGGCATCGAAACCGGTGCCTCGATTGCGCATAACGGTTGCTGCCTGACGGTGACCGAAATTAACGGCAATCAGATTAGCTTTGATTTGATGAAAGAGACGCTGCGTATCACCAATCTGGGCGAACTGGTGGTGGGCGATACCTTAAACGTAGAGCGTGCGGCGAAGTTCAGCGATGAAATTGGTGGTCATCTGATGTCGGGCCATATCATGACCACCGCCGAAGTGGCGAAAATTGTCACCTCTGAAAATAATCGTCAAATCTGGTTTAAAGTGCAGGATCCGGCATTGATGAAATACATCCTGTATAAAGGGTTTATTGGTATTGATGGGATTAGCCTGACGGTCGGAGAAGTGACGCCGACGCGTTTTTGCGTGCATTTAATTCCGGAAACGCTGCAGCGTACGACGCTGGGCGCGAAAAAACTGGGGCAGCGTGTGAATATTGAGATCGATCCGCAAACCCAGGCAGTCGTGGATACCGTGGAGCGCGTGCTGGCGGCAAAAGAGGCGGCCATAATAAAGGCCACGGAAGAAGAATAA
- the cfa gene encoding cyclopropane fatty acyl phospholipid synthase, whose amino-acid sequence MSSSCIEEVSVPDDNWSRIVSELLGRAGITINGSSPSDPQVKHPDFFKRVLREGSLGLGESYMDGWWDCERLDIFFASVLRAGLENQLPRNIKDTLRVASARLFNLQSKKRAWIVGKEHYDLGNDLFSRMLDPFMQYSCAYWKEATTLEAAQQDKLRLISEKLQLQPGMRVLDIGCGWGGLAYFMAKHYGVSVVGVTISAEQQKMARERCQGLDVDIRLQDYRDLNEQFDRIVSVGMFEHVGPKNYDTYFEVVDRNLKPDGIFLLHTIGSKRTDNNVDPWINKYIFPNGCLPSVRQIANASEGHFIMEDWHNFGADYDTTLMAWHERFQQAWPEIADNYSERFKRMFSYYLNACAGAFRARDIQLWQVVFSRGIEHGLRVPR is encoded by the coding sequence ATGAGTTCATCGTGTATAGAAGAAGTCAGCGTTCCGGACGATAACTGGTCCCGGATCGTCAGTGAACTGTTAGGTCGTGCAGGCATCACTATCAACGGATCTTCACCCTCCGATCCGCAGGTCAAACATCCCGATTTTTTTAAACGCGTGCTGCGCGAGGGATCGTTAGGGCTGGGCGAAAGCTATATGGATGGCTGGTGGGATTGCGAGCGGCTGGATATTTTCTTTGCCAGCGTGTTGCGCGCCGGTCTGGAGAACCAGCTCCCCCGCAATATCAAAGATACGTTGCGCGTCGCTTCCGCCCGTTTGTTCAATCTGCAAAGTAAAAAACGGGCGTGGATAGTGGGTAAAGAGCACTACGATCTCGGTAACGATTTGTTCAGCCGCATGCTGGATCCCTTCATGCAATACTCCTGCGCCTACTGGAAAGAGGCGACCACCCTTGAAGCGGCCCAGCAGGATAAGCTGCGGCTGATTAGCGAGAAGCTACAGTTACAGCCCGGTATGCGCGTTCTGGATATTGGCTGTGGCTGGGGCGGTCTGGCGTATTTTATGGCGAAGCATTATGGCGTCAGCGTGGTCGGCGTCACCATTTCAGCCGAGCAGCAAAAAATGGCCCGGGAACGCTGTCAGGGTCTGGACGTCGATATCCGTCTTCAGGACTATCGCGACCTCAACGAACAGTTTGATCGCATTGTTTCCGTGGGCATGTTTGAGCACGTCGGGCCGAAAAATTACGACACCTATTTTGAGGTGGTGGATCGTAATTTAAAACCGGACGGCATCTTCCTGCTGCACACCATAGGCTCTAAGCGCACGGACAATAACGTTGACCCGTGGATCAATAAATACATCTTTCCGAATGGCTGTTTGCCTTCAGTCCGCCAGATTGCCAACGCCAGTGAAGGCCATTTCATCATGGAAGACTGGCATAACTTCGGCGCGGATTACGACACGACCCTGATGGCCTGGCATGAGCGTTTCCAGCAAGCGTGGCCTGAGATTGCAGACAACTATTCTGAACGATTTAAACGCATGTTCAGCTATTATCTGAATGCCTGCGCCGGTGCGTTCCGGGCGCGTGATATTCAGCTCTGGCAGGTGGTCTTTAGTCGCGGGATTGAACACGGTTTGCGTGTACCGCGATAA
- a CDS encoding heme-binding protein translates to MKKLMMVAALAAGSVSLAAQADTLNQKNLSLAQANALATSAIQACTAKNYQVTVTVVDRAGVVKAVQRTDNAGPHTVKASEMKAWTALSAKNASGKVMEAAQSNAGAQNMRDIPGFLLLAGGLPVKEGDEVIGAIGIGGAPGGHLDEACAQAAIDGLKK, encoded by the coding sequence ATGAAAAAATTAATGATGGTTGCGGCACTGGCCGCGGGTAGTGTAAGTCTGGCCGCTCAGGCTGATACGTTGAACCAAAAGAATCTCTCGCTGGCGCAGGCGAATGCGCTGGCAACGTCCGCTATTCAGGCGTGCACGGCAAAAAATTATCAGGTGACGGTCACCGTGGTTGACCGCGCGGGTGTGGTGAAAGCCGTACAACGGACCGACAATGCCGGTCCTCACACGGTAAAAGCCAGTGAAATGAAAGCCTGGACGGCGCTCAGCGCAAAAAATGCGTCAGGCAAAGTGATGGAAGCGGCGCAGAGCAATGCCGGCGCGCAAAACATGCGTGACATCCCTGGCTTCCTGCTGCTGGCGGGCGGCTTGCCGGTAAAAGAGGGCGATGAGGTGATCGGAGCGATTGGTATCGGCGGTGCGCCGGGCGGTCATCTTGATGAAGCCTGCGCGCAGGCAGCCATTGACGGGCTGAAAAAGTAA
- the punC gene encoding purine nucleoside transporter PunC: MQPRNGFLVWLGGLSVLGFLATDMYLPAFAAMQADLQTPAAAISASLSLFLAGFAIAQLLWGPLSDRFGRKPVLLLGLGIFAVGCLGMLWVRDATWLLVLRFVQAVGVCAAAVTWQALVTDYYPANRTNRIFATIMPLVGLSPALAPLLGSWILVHFEWQAIFATLFAITLVLMLPAFALKPAHKKEAHADAKPITFLSLLSAKAYRGNVLVYAACSASFFAWLTGSPFILHDMGYSPAAIGLSYVPQTIAFLLGGYGCRAALQKWEGQQMLPWLLVLFALSVIATWAVGFIPGVGLVEILIPFCVMAVANGAIYPIVVAQALRPFPQATGRAAALQNTLQLGLCFLASLVVSALIATPLLTTTSVMLATVVLAVMGYRVQSAAQRELDSPTQPETSHA, translated from the coding sequence ATGCAACCCAGGAATGGATTTTTAGTCTGGCTCGGCGGTTTGAGCGTGCTGGGCTTTTTGGCCACCGATATGTACCTGCCCGCGTTTGCGGCGATGCAGGCAGATTTACAAACCCCTGCTGCGGCCATCAGCGCCAGCCTGAGTTTGTTCCTCGCGGGCTTTGCCATTGCACAGTTGCTCTGGGGCCCGCTCTCCGATCGCTTTGGGCGTAAACCGGTGCTGTTACTGGGCCTGGGCATTTTTGCCGTCGGCTGTCTGGGAATGTTATGGGTACGCGATGCGACCTGGCTGCTGGTGCTGCGCTTTGTGCAAGCCGTCGGCGTCTGTGCGGCAGCGGTGACCTGGCAGGCCCTTGTTACCGACTACTACCCGGCCAACCGCACCAACCGCATTTTCGCCACCATTATGCCCCTGGTAGGGCTTTCACCTGCCCTCGCTCCCCTGCTGGGCAGCTGGATCCTGGTGCATTTCGAGTGGCAGGCTATCTTCGCCACGCTGTTTGCCATCACGCTGGTACTGATGCTGCCGGCGTTTGCCCTCAAGCCCGCGCATAAAAAAGAGGCGCATGCCGACGCCAAACCGATCACGTTCCTCTCCCTGCTGAGCGCCAAAGCGTATCGTGGTAATGTCCTGGTCTATGCCGCCTGCTCGGCGAGCTTCTTCGCCTGGCTCACTGGCTCGCCGTTTATTCTGCACGATATGGGATACAGCCCGGCCGCCATTGGCCTGAGCTATGTCCCGCAGACCATCGCCTTCCTGCTGGGCGGATACGGCTGCCGTGCGGCACTGCAGAAATGGGAAGGCCAGCAGATGCTGCCATGGCTGCTGGTGCTCTTTGCTCTGAGTGTGATCGCCACCTGGGCTGTCGGTTTTATTCCGGGCGTCGGCCTGGTAGAGATATTGATTCCGTTCTGCGTGATGGCAGTGGCTAACGGCGCCATTTACCCTATCGTGGTGGCACAGGCGTTACGTCCTTTCCCGCAGGCGACAGGTCGTGCCGCTGCCCTGCAAAATACCCTGCAGCTGGGTCTGTGCTTCCTGGCAAGCCTGGTGGTTTCAGCGCTGATTGCCACGCCGCTGTTGACCACCACCAGCGTGATGCTGGCGACTGTTGTGCTGGCCGTGATGGGATATCGCGTGCAATCAGCCGCACAACGTGAGCTTGATAGCCCCACGCAGCCGGAAACGTCGCATGCGTAG
- a CDS encoding FAD-NAD(P)-binding protein, whose product MKKIAIIGSGPTGIYTFYALLKNKTPLAVSVFEKADEAGVGMPYRVDENSRLMLANIASIEIPPVFMTYLDWLKEQSESHLARFHVEKASLHDRQFLPRILLGEYFRDSFLTVVKEARRLGFQVDIHESAEVTDIATDKDGVTLSVNDSLFPERFDLAVIATGHVWPEEDEATRTFFPSPWSGLMDADIPACRVGIMGTSLSGLDAAMAVVMQHGAFVDDKFMLDKGSEALKIVLMSRTGILPEADFYCPIPYEPLSVLTEFVVESEIAKGPDGLLDRIFALMVKELELADPTWCEKIGLRMLDADTLREAWFEDRKQHGPFSWAEANLNEVERNKRERRTVPWRYTVLRLHEVVQEIVPHLNELDRERFKQGLARVFIDNYAAIPPQSIRRLLALREAGIISVAALGDDYTLDIGSAQTAIATEDNTYHFDVFIDARGQKPLRTKDLPFPTLRQQLQATGDEIPDISEDYTLKAPESVCGRIAFGAIPWLMHDHPFVQGLAECAEIAEAMAKAAEKPALELRRRLPYFDY is encoded by the coding sequence ATGAAAAAAATCGCCATTATCGGCTCCGGCCCCACAGGGATTTACACCTTTTACGCGCTACTGAAAAATAAAACACCACTGGCTGTTTCCGTCTTTGAAAAAGCCGATGAGGCAGGCGTGGGTATGCCCTACCGTGTTGATGAAAACTCGCGTCTGATGCTGGCGAATATTGCCAGTATTGAAATCCCGCCCGTTTTTATGACCTACCTCGACTGGTTAAAAGAGCAGAGTGAAAGCCATCTGGCCCGTTTTCACGTCGAAAAAGCCTCACTGCACGACCGGCAATTTCTGCCCCGTATTCTGCTGGGGGAGTATTTTCGCGACAGCTTTCTCACGGTGGTAAAAGAGGCCCGCAGGCTGGGATTTCAGGTCGACATCCATGAGTCAGCCGAAGTAACGGATATCGCCACCGACAAAGACGGCGTCACGCTTTCGGTAAATGACAGCCTCTTTCCTGAACGCTTCGATCTTGCCGTCATCGCCACCGGCCACGTCTGGCCTGAAGAGGACGAGGCTACGCGCACCTTCTTTCCGAGCCCCTGGTCCGGTTTGATGGACGCCGACATCCCCGCCTGTCGGGTGGGGATTATGGGGACGTCCTTAAGCGGGCTGGACGCCGCGATGGCGGTTGTTATGCAGCATGGCGCGTTTGTTGACGACAAATTTATGCTGGATAAAGGCAGCGAGGCGTTAAAAATAGTCCTGATGTCCCGGACGGGTATTCTGCCTGAGGCCGATTTTTACTGCCCTATTCCTTACGAGCCGCTGTCGGTATTGACTGAATTTGTCGTTGAAAGCGAAATCGCCAAAGGACCGGACGGGCTGCTCGATCGTATCTTCGCCCTGATGGTGAAAGAGCTGGAACTCGCCGATCCAACATGGTGCGAGAAAATCGGGCTGCGCATGCTGGATGCGGACACCCTTCGCGAGGCCTGGTTTGAAGATCGTAAGCAGCACGGCCCGTTTAGCTGGGCGGAAGCCAATTTGAATGAAGTCGAACGCAACAAACGTGAACGGCGAACGGTGCCCTGGCGCTACACCGTACTTCGTTTGCACGAGGTAGTTCAGGAGATCGTGCCGCATCTTAATGAGCTGGACAGGGAACGTTTCAAACAGGGGCTGGCGCGGGTGTTTATCGACAACTATGCCGCCATTCCGCCGCAGTCCATCCGCCGGCTGCTGGCACTGCGCGAGGCCGGGATCATCAGCGTTGCCGCGTTAGGAGATGATTACACGCTGGATATCGGTAGCGCGCAGACGGCGATCGCGACTGAAGACAACACTTATCACTTCGACGTGTTTATCGATGCCCGCGGGCAAAAGCCCCTCAGAACAAAAGATCTGCCTTTTCCCACCCTGCGCCAACAACTGCAGGCGACAGGTGACGAGATCCCCGATATTAGCGAGGATTACACCCTGAAAGCGCCTGAATCGGTGTGCGGGAGGATCGCGTTTGGCGCGATACCGTGGCTGATGCACGACCATCCCTTCGTTCAGGGACTGGCGGAGTGTGCGGAGATTGCGGAGGCGATGGCGAAAGCGGCGGAAAAACCCGCGTTGGAACTACGCCGGAGATTACCGTATTTCGATTACTGA
- the mdtK gene encoding MdtK family multidrug efflux MATE transporter, whose translation MQKYMNEARQLLALAIPVIIAQVAQTAMGFVDTVMAGGYSATDMAAVAIGTSIWLPAILFGHGLLLALTPVIAQLNGSGRRERIAHQVRQGFWLAGFVSLLIMVVLWNAGHIIRAMHNIDPALADKAVGYLRALLWGAPGYLFFQVARNQCEGLAKTKPGMVMGFIGLLVNIPVNYVFIYGHFGMPELGGVGCGVATAAVYWVMFFSMLAFVKRARSMRDIRNERSFSTPDWNIMMRLVQLGLPIALALFFEVTLFAVVALLVSPLGIVNVAGHQIALNFSSLMFVLPMSLAAAVTIRVGFRLGQGSTLDAQTAARTGLGVGVCMAVCTALFTVALREQIALLYNDNPEVVMLASHLMLLAAVYQISDSIQVIGSGVLRGYKDTRSIFFITFIAYWVLGLPCGYILALTDLVVDRMGPAGFWMGFIIGLTSAAIMMMLRMRFLQRQPSTIILQRAAR comes from the coding sequence GTGCAGAAGTACATGAATGAAGCGCGGCAATTATTGGCACTGGCTATCCCGGTGATCATCGCGCAGGTGGCCCAGACCGCAATGGGATTTGTGGATACGGTAATGGCAGGTGGCTACAGCGCCACCGATATGGCCGCCGTGGCAATCGGAACCTCTATCTGGCTTCCGGCCATTCTCTTCGGTCACGGCCTGCTGCTGGCACTCACGCCGGTTATCGCTCAGCTAAATGGCTCCGGTCGACGTGAGCGCATCGCTCATCAGGTGCGTCAGGGGTTCTGGCTGGCGGGTTTTGTCTCACTGCTGATTATGGTGGTGCTGTGGAACGCCGGTCATATCATTCGCGCCATGCATAATATTGACCCGGCTCTGGCTGACAAGGCCGTGGGATATCTGCGCGCCCTGCTCTGGGGGGCACCGGGCTACCTCTTTTTCCAGGTGGCGCGTAACCAGTGCGAAGGCCTGGCAAAAACCAAGCCGGGGATGGTCATGGGCTTTATCGGTTTACTGGTCAACATTCCGGTGAACTATGTCTTTATCTACGGTCACTTCGGCATGCCCGAGCTTGGCGGCGTTGGCTGCGGCGTGGCGACGGCGGCGGTGTACTGGGTGATGTTCTTCAGTATGCTCGCCTTTGTTAAACGCGCCCGCTCCATGCGTGATATCCGTAACGAGCGTTCATTCAGCACGCCGGACTGGAACATCATGATGCGTCTGGTACAGCTGGGACTGCCTATTGCACTGGCACTGTTCTTTGAAGTGACCCTGTTTGCCGTTGTCGCCCTGCTGGTCTCCCCGTTGGGCATTGTGAACGTGGCCGGACACCAGATTGCGCTGAACTTCAGCTCACTGATGTTCGTCCTGCCAATGTCGCTGGCGGCGGCGGTCACCATCCGCGTCGGCTTCCGTCTCGGGCAAGGCTCAACCCTGGATGCACAAACGGCTGCGCGTACCGGGCTGGGTGTGGGGGTTTGTATGGCGGTCTGTACCGCGCTTTTCACCGTCGCACTGCGTGAGCAAATTGCCCTGCTCTACAATGACAACCCGGAAGTGGTGATGCTGGCATCGCATCTGATGCTGCTGGCGGCGGTATACCAGATCTCCGACTCCATCCAGGTGATTGGCAGCGGCGTACTGCGTGGTTATAAAGATACCCGCTCCATTTTCTTTATCACCTTCATCGCCTACTGGGTGTTGGGTCTGCCGTGTGGTTACATTCTCGCCCTCACCGATCTGGTGGTTGATCGCATGGGTCCTGCCGGATTCTGGATGGGCTTTATCATCGGTCTGACCTCTGCGGCCATCATGATGATGCTGCGCATGCGCTTCCTGCAGCGCCAGCCATCAACGATAATTTTGCAACGCGCCGCACGTTAA
- a CDS encoding sensor histidine kinase encodes MKNPIFKRGIVVWTIVCLISGVLLYAEQIRRQFWERDREFSALFSELSAVLTQNESVLPLLNGDEDIAALRKKFPHLLALEKTTGRPLDAARVEPAHEMQYWLYNPWRQIRVRVDLGPILNAHHPFTHLGIRFIPTGDEPASEAFWHWQRTFPQHTQPFTLEADSRPDWFGVNWYFYPILFIGWGIVIAVASVVLWQRRARKDAEQRARYYQHARLNTLGEITAGIVHEINQPLTAAQTWIQGAQRQLQPENGQAVSQALAAALTQMQRISALLTRFREHVVQEKVTLRETDLVQCWLQVVNLLEHERRAEHISVSHAFAPGATTVLADPLWLEQVLHNLLSNAIQAQQASSAGWVKIESQKNERGIQITVTDGGPGFSPEALQNAFMPFYSGREVGIGLGMTLTESLMTRMNGSITLDNAPQGGAQIRLQLANGKEATVG; translated from the coding sequence ATGAAGAACCCTATTTTCAAACGTGGCATTGTTGTCTGGACGATAGTCTGCCTCATCAGCGGCGTGTTGCTCTACGCCGAACAGATTCGCCGTCAGTTCTGGGAACGAGACCGTGAGTTCTCGGCGTTGTTCTCCGAATTAAGCGCGGTCCTGACGCAAAATGAATCGGTTTTACCGCTCCTGAATGGCGATGAAGATATCGCCGCCCTGCGCAAAAAATTCCCCCATCTGCTCGCTCTGGAAAAAACGACGGGACGCCCACTGGATGCGGCGCGGGTGGAGCCTGCCCACGAGATGCAGTACTGGCTTTATAATCCCTGGCGTCAGATCCGCGTGCGGGTGGACCTCGGCCCGATTCTGAATGCACATCATCCCTTTACCCACCTTGGGATCCGCTTTATCCCGACCGGTGACGAACCGGCGTCTGAGGCATTCTGGCACTGGCAACGCACCTTCCCGCAGCATACTCAACCTTTTACGCTGGAAGCGGATTCTCGTCCGGACTGGTTCGGCGTCAACTGGTATTTTTATCCCATCCTGTTTATCGGCTGGGGGATAGTGATTGCGGTGGCGAGCGTGGTGCTCTGGCAGCGCAGGGCGCGTAAAGATGCTGAACAACGGGCGCGCTATTACCAGCACGCCAGACTCAACACCCTGGGGGAGATCACCGCCGGTATTGTGCATGAAATCAATCAGCCGCTAACCGCCGCGCAGACCTGGATCCAGGGGGCGCAGCGTCAGTTGCAGCCGGAAAATGGGCAGGCGGTGTCGCAGGCGCTGGCGGCTGCGCTGACGCAAATGCAGCGCATTAGCGCCTTGTTAACCCGATTTCGTGAACATGTCGTGCAGGAGAAAGTGACCCTGCGGGAAACCGACCTGGTGCAGTGCTGGCTGCAGGTGGTGAACTTACTTGAGCATGAGCGCAGGGCTGAACATATCTCGGTCAGCCATGCGTTTGCTCCCGGGGCCACCACCGTGCTGGCCGACCCTCTCTGGCTGGAGCAGGTGCTGCATAACCTGCTCAGCAATGCGATTCAGGCCCAACAGGCCAGTTCAGCTGGCTGGGTAAAGATAGAGAGTCAGAAAAACGAGAGGGGTATTCAGATAACCGTGACTGACGGCGGTCCTGGCTTTAGCCCGGAGGCGTTACAGAATGCCTTTATGCCATTTTACAGTGGCAGAGAGGTGGGCATTGGTCTGGGGATGACCCTAACGGAATCATTAATGACGCGTATGAATGGATCGATTACGCTGGATAATGCGCCGCAGGGCGGGGCACAGATCCGATTACAACTGGCGAACGGAAAGGAGGCGACGGTTGGATAA
- a CDS encoding response regulator transcription factor, which yields MDNTIWLIDDDESIRESMAFLLSGMGWPVRTFESVDAFTAAHSRETALVGCMLLDMRMPGKGGLTWLEEGKWPWPLLPVIIMTGHGTVDACRRAFRNGVFEFFTKPLDADKLIETVGLAFEESQRRFADWQETSRAKARFAQLTAREHEVLGELMQGLSNKEVAARLNLSPRTVEAHRAAAFTKLGVSSLVQAIREYDKLQSV from the coding sequence TTGGATAACACAATCTGGCTGATAGACGATGATGAGTCTATAAGAGAGTCAATGGCGTTTTTGCTGTCGGGCATGGGCTGGCCGGTAAGAACGTTTGAAAGTGTTGATGCCTTTACCGCGGCCCATTCCCGGGAAACCGCGCTGGTAGGCTGTATGCTGCTGGATATGCGGATGCCAGGAAAAGGTGGGCTCACCTGGCTAGAGGAGGGCAAATGGCCCTGGCCTCTGTTGCCGGTGATTATCATGACCGGGCACGGTACCGTTGATGCCTGCCGTCGGGCATTTCGTAACGGCGTGTTTGAGTTTTTCACCAAGCCGCTGGATGCCGACAAGCTTATCGAAACGGTGGGTCTGGCCTTTGAGGAGAGTCAGCGTCGCTTTGCCGACTGGCAGGAAACCTCGCGGGCCAAAGCGCGTTTCGCGCAATTGACCGCGCGGGAACATGAAGTACTGGGGGAGTTGATGCAAGGGCTCAGTAACAAAGAGGTGGCTGCCCGGCTGAACCTCTCACCACGAACGGTTGAAGCGCACCGCGCGGCGGCATTTACCAAGCTTGGCGTCAGCAGCCTGGTCCAGGCAATACGCGAATACGATAAATTGCAATCCGTATAA
- a CDS encoding carbonic anhydrase → MQHIIEGFLNFQKEIFPQRKELFRSLASSQNPKALFISCSDSRLVPELVTQQEPGQLFVIRNAGNIVPPFGPEPGGVSATIEYAVVALGVTDIVICGHSNCGAMKAIADNANLEPMPAVSHWLRYSDAAKAVVEKKSWDKPIDKVNAMVQENVFAQLSNIKTHPSVAVGLRNNSLRLHGWVYDIESGEIRALDKATKTFVSLSENPEVFFE, encoded by the coding sequence ATGCAACATATCATTGAAGGTTTCCTCAACTTTCAAAAAGAGATTTTCCCGCAACGTAAAGAGCTCTTCCGTAGTTTAGCGTCCAGCCAGAATCCCAAAGCGCTGTTCATCTCATGCTCCGACAGCCGTCTGGTACCAGAACTGGTCACTCAGCAAGAGCCAGGACAGCTCTTTGTCATTCGAAATGCTGGCAACATTGTGCCACCGTTTGGACCAGAGCCGGGCGGTGTCTCCGCGACTATCGAATATGCCGTTGTGGCGCTGGGCGTGACGGATATCGTGATTTGCGGTCACTCCAACTGTGGGGCGATGAAGGCGATTGCGGATAACGCGAACCTCGAGCCGATGCCCGCTGTCTCCCACTGGCTGCGCTATTCTGATGCCGCTAAAGCCGTGGTTGAGAAGAAAAGCTGGGATAAGCCCATCGACAAAGTGAACGCGATGGTGCAGGAGAACGTGTTTGCGCAGCTGAGCAACATCAAGACACATCCTTCCGTTGCTGTGGGCCTGCGCAATAACTCTCTTCGCCTGCACGGCTGGGTATATGACATTGAAAGCGGTGAGATCCGTGCGCTGGATAAAGCGACGAAAACGTTCGTCTCCCTGTCTGAAAACCCGGAAGTATTCTTCGAATAA